The Thamnophis elegans isolate rThaEle1 chromosome Z, rThaEle1.pri, whole genome shotgun sequence genome contains a region encoding:
- the LOC116520682 gene encoding LOW QUALITY PROTEIN: perforin-1-like (The sequence of the model RefSeq protein was modified relative to this genomic sequence to represent the inferred CDS: inserted 5 bases in 5 codons; deleted 6 bases in 6 codons; substituted 1 base at 1 genomic stop codon), with translation MPKLHLFFMVYFASFHFSLPLHNSECETHHGNDCKKNVNFVPGHNXIGEGVDITTLEKKGAYVVDISKWQGPNGTCTLCRNRKMGGXLQRLPLVGVDWRQKENCRQKANNFVDELDIVANAIAKEVKNDWRMEMVEDFMEEDLGFSKXQVAFAGSHSNMAIFAYQKTREDRYSFLRNEIECEHYSLGLQTNPLLSFHFVRAIGKLPPHHDPEEYQHFINIYGTHYISLVYLGGRARYLLALKTCGMTLRGSRRRRSNTVGLETKLKRIGLWGPFLSIRMCQAMVREIXISFYELYTTQHMEVVGGHKKMLFSDSRDLDHLNEWLDSTERTPGLVSYSLLPLYSLLXQTDPRRNVLKQATVSYIKRRALRRDCHQSVPPEELQQWVEKCTCMCIPNGLINNKCCGTERGRAHLKFHVDSGSGLGGDHFSSTDAYVKFLFQDQDMRTRVIRGNNNPRWSENLNFGAVTLNGNDKYVVEIWDSDVWHDXLLHRCQGRLRSGLSNWQICYLKYGHIRFYYELTCAPTLAGSSCHEYVPLHLPTSYFNDTNRDQENSWSHTFHI, from the exons ATGCCCAAGCTTCATCTCTTCTTCATGGTTTACTTtgcttccttccatttctccctccctctccacaaTAGTGAATGCGAGACCCATCACGGAAATGACTGCAAGAAAAATGTCAACTTCGTACCAGGACATA TCATTGGGGAAGGAGTTGATATCACCACTCTGGAGAAGAAAGGGGCTTACGTGGTGGACATCAGCAAATGGCAGGGACCCAATGGGACGTGCACCCTGTGTCGGAATCGTAAAATGGGTG AGCTGCAGAGACTTCCCCTGGTTGGGGTGGACTGGCGGCAGAAGGAAAACTGCCGACAAAAAGCAAACAACTTTGTGGACGAGTTAGATATAGTGGCCAACGCAATAGCCAAAGAAGTCAAGAATGACTGGAGAATGGAGATGGTCGAGGATTTCATGGAGGAGGACCTGGGATTCTCCA CTCAGGTGGCTTTTGCTGGCTCTCACTCTAATATGGCCATTTTCGCATATCAGAAAACCCGCGAAGACAGGTACAGCTTTCTGAGGAACGAGATCGAATGTGAACATTACAG TTTGGGGCTTCAGACGAATCCTCTGCTGTCCTTCCATTTTGTTCGGGCCATCGGCAAGTTGCCCCCCCATCACGAC CCCGAGGAATACCAGCAT TTCATCAATATCTATGGCACCCATTATATCAGCCTGGTGTATCTAGGTGGGCGAGCTCGTTACTTGCTGGCTTTGAAAACCTGTGGCATGACCTTGAGGGGTTCACGGCGGAGAAGATCAAATACTGTTGGATTGGAGACAAAGCTGAAGCGTATAGGTCTTTGGGGTCCTTTTCTTTCCATTCGAATGTGCCAAGCTATGGTTCGGGAAATCTAAATCAGCTTCTACGAGCTTTACACGACCCAGCACATGGAGGTGGTAGGAGGCCACAAGAAGATGCTCTTCTCGGATAGCAGAGACCTGGACCATCTCAACGAATGGCTAGACAGCACCGAAAGGACCCCTGGGTTGGTGTCTTATTCCCTTTTACCTCTGTATAGCTTGT AACAAACAGACCCCAGGAGGAATGTTTTAAAGCAAGCCACCGTGAGCTACATCAAAAGAAGAGCCCTAAGGAGAGACTGCCACCAAAGCGTGCCCCCAGAAGAACTTCAACAA TGGGTCGAAAAGTGCACCTGCATGTGTATACCCAACGGCCTCATCAACAACAAATGT TGCGGCACCGAGCGGGGCAGGGCTCACCTCAAGTTCCATGTGGACAGTGGGTCCGGTCTTGGGGGTGACCATTTTTCCTCCACTGATGCCTACGTCAAATTCCTTTTCCAAGACCAGGATATGCGCACGAGGGTCATTCGG GGCAATAACAACCCTCGGTGGTCAGAGAATCTGAACTTCGGGGCTGTCACGCTGAACGGCAACGACAAATATGTGGTGGAGATTTGGGACAGCGACGTCTGGCACG GCCTCTTGCATCGCTGTCAGGGGAGGCTGAGGTCAGGTCTTAGCAACTGGCAGATATGCTATCTCAAGTATGGGCACATTAGGTTCTATTACGAGTTGACATGTGCCCCCACTCTC GCCGGGTCCAGCTGCCATGAATATGTCCCTTTGCATCTGCCAACCTCCTATTTCAATGACACAAATCGTGACCAGGAAAATTCATGGTCACACACATTCCATATCTGA